The region ATCCATAATGAGCTTCGTCATTTTGTGTGGAAATCCATGGAGGAAACAACAATGCTTAAGAAACCCCACTCAATACGATCGTAAAGTTTTGGTCATTTCTAACTTCACGCCCATATAATCTTGCTTCCCCTTGGCATTTTTCTAAATGAAgttaaaagtataaaaaataattagcaCATTGTCCCTAGACCGTAATAAGCCTCTTCGGCACAAAGGCATTTTGAAAAAGGCATCACAATATCAGGGAGGAAAGTTTCCAGCTTGTTAGCCATAAATTTtgtaataaatttaaaaatgacatTGCACAAAGAGATATGCCGAAATTCACTAGTGTGCTTTGGCCTCTTAACCTTAGAAATGAGGCAAAAGAAAGTATGATTAAATGTTTGTGGATCCTCTCGCTTATTCAGAACACCAATCACATTATTTGGTATATCGGCAACAAGAAGATACTAGAATCTATGATAGAAAAGCGTAGGTAGTCCATCAGGACTTGGAGCAGTCGTGGGCTGCCCTTGTTTCAAAGCACCAAAAACCTTTTCCCTAGAAAATCAGCCTTCAAAAAGACATTTTTTCTGATAAAATCAGCCTCTAAAAAACACTAGAATCCTTATCACCGTACTTAAGACACATTGTATGCAACCTCTGAGCCCACTACACTTCCTCACTCGAAAGTAAATCAACCAATCTAGCCTCCAAACTCTCGCCCTAGCTGCCACTCCCTCCTCCTTTTCCCTACCACAAAGTTTCTAAAGGTCCTCCCTAACTTCCTTAATTTTTGCAAGCACATCACCAAATCGTTGCTTCGCCTAACATGAGATATCCATCAAGCAAAGGATTGGCCAGATATGGATCCAACACCCTACTAGTCCAACTTGATTTCAACACCTCCTGATACTCATAACCACCGCTGCACTCTTCTCCTCCTTGTAGACATCTGAATGATCAGAAGCATGGTGAGACAGTTGAGATACACGAACCTGGGAGAATTAACACAACGAAAAAGAAGTTGCAATAAACCTGCCCAACCTGGCTATAATCGCTTGatcccccctcccccccccccccctcttatTTATTCCACCACATGAATTTGTTACCTTCAAATTCCAAGTCGTTTAAACTGCACGCTAAAGAGTTTCACAAAACAGTTCCACGAGAGGAACATTAGAACAAAACCACCACACTTTTCCTATTCAGATATGATCAAGTAAAAATCACCAAAAAGAGCCACAACAGTGAAGTCAGAGAGCAAGTATTATCATACAAGGAAAAAGCCAAGAGTATCTTGGTGAAGTAAAACTCTTacgtgtgtgtttggaaaactactgcagatccacgtttggcctcGATCCACGTTTGCAGaagcaagaaatagttgcttttggatttctggatccacgtttgacctctccagatttgaaaccaaacacacactacgTGATCTACTACAAAACCCTAACAGAGCATAGAAGGATTTGCCTAAACACTTCTCAACCCAAACATCAGTCATCTAGCCAAAAACGAGATCATAACTTTAATCGAGGTGTTAAGTGTAAATCTCATAATCTTAAGACTAATAGTAACGTCTAGCAGATTTCGTATGAGAGGGATTAACATACGCCGGTGTAAGACTATATACTAATTTTACGCTGTCAATAACTGTAGATAAAAAATAGTCTCAGGATCCAACCACTGAATCATGACAAGTCATCACCGTAATCACTTGTGCCAACTTTTGTAAAATTTAAGTAACTTTTagtttatatataataaaattgtCCTTACAttcatatattttaaaatgtttaTATTTATATGATATAGCCAAAAAGTTACATAAGACTTTATTTTGCACCAGTGCAACCCTCCCAAATTGATGTATGCATACAAAATagcaaaaataacaaaaaacatTCTAATGCAATTATGCAATGCGCTTATGTACGGTAATGTCACGATTAAGCCAGAAAACAGTTACATGTGCTATTTCAATCACCCAAGGCACCATCAATCGCATAATCGTTGGATTACGCAATTTCAATTGCAATTTTGACTACTATGGTTCTTGTCATTCATATTTTTAGTTCAGGAATAATTCATGATGTTTGACACATCTGCCATAGGATTAATCAAAGCCAATCATccggaaaagaaaagaaaatcattCAGTCCTTCCTCCTCTAAAGATTACATTTAGAACATACATTCTTCAATAATTTTTGACAACTAGAACTCTACAAGGAAAATTCGCATGTGTGTTTAATCATCACACTTAATTTCAAATTCATACCTATCTTACCATATCCAGCATAATCAAAGTAAACTTTGGTATTACAGATGTACACACCATTGTTCTAGGTTCTCACAGATACATTTAGAAGAAAACAGGTGGGAAGTGAAAAGAGTAAAAGCATGAACAAATCATAAAGAAATGATACAAACAAAATCAACACAAGAACAGAAGAGAATTAAAAGAACTTATCATACTGGCTAGTGAGGGAGTCTCTCAGATTTGAATAAAGGCCATAGAGTGAATACTGGCGAAGGTTTTTTACTTCATACCAAGAGTTGAGAGCCGAAAGATGTTTATCCGTGCCAGAGAACGCCAATTGTATCCCTAAGCTGCAATCCACAGTTCCTCCATGGCTCTTGCAGCTGGATGTTTGCAGTGCACAATCCTGATTGTTGAGACAGACAGCTTTGGAGTTACTTGAGCATTTAGAACACCCATCTCTTTTCCAATACAAGTTTTGTAGCCTTCCCTTCTTAAACTCAAGGACCTACAGACCCAGGTTTCAGATCAAATAAAACACACAAATATTGacaagttcttttttaaacaaaaatctCCTTACAAGAGTGAAACTGGTTACGGTATACGTGCTGTTTGCAACAAATGCAGGTGGAGACCTTGCAGCATATTTCCGACCAGCAAATGCAACCATATAGCCATACAAGTCCTGGACAGGGAAAACTATTAAGAGACCCAAAACGACAAACAATCAATCCAACACAACTTAATCAACAGAGAccgaatttttatttttaaccaAACTGATGATGAAATTAAGCCACCACATGGCAAGCATGAGGAACCTACTGAGCACAAGTGCTCAATTAGGAAACCATACAAATTTGCACTTTCCTTAAATATAAGGTAGCGCTTGT is a window of Lotus japonicus ecotype B-129 chromosome 5, LjGifu_v1.2 DNA encoding:
- the LOC130720216 gene encoding uncharacterized protein LOC130720216, which gives rise to MAVIGGLAAAIAVVVLLSALLTEAGDTNRAFSPCSDARVQRSDGFTFGIAFASKDKFFYSNNSTLQLSPCDARLSLSNANSQVSVFRPKVDEISILTVNSSSFVADLYGYMVAFAGRKYAARSPPAFVANSTYTVTSFTLVLEFKKGRLQNLYWKRDGCSKCSSNSKAVCLNNQDCALQTSSCKSHGGTVDCSLGIQLAFSGTDKHLSALNSWYEVKNLRQYSLYGLYSNLRDSLTSQYDKFF